A DNA window from Bradyrhizobium barranii subsp. barranii contains the following coding sequences:
- a CDS encoding carbohydrate ABC transporter permease produces the protein MSDAAATLTQDRQKLEMAALSAPAVVFTVAMIAFPVVYTIWLGFQTFSSTGKQSFAGLANYSKLISDYEFWHGLWITIALFVLSLALQLVFGVWLALVLFHAKRLPGIVRSLFISPFMMPPVVAGMMWLVILDPSLGAANYILQSFGLPPSDWLASPTWVIPTVALIDSWQWTPYVALIVLGGLQSLPPSVYEAAQIDGASPFRTFQRITLPLLLPTIVTAAILRSVDLLRFFDIIYITTQGGPGNASNTLNIYGFRVGFEFFNIGYASALMLTLTAIVFGAVLAFNRLRGAVAW, from the coding sequence ATGTCTGATGCGGCTGCGACACTCACGCAGGACCGGCAGAAGCTGGAGATGGCGGCCCTATCGGCGCCGGCCGTGGTCTTCACGGTCGCGATGATCGCGTTTCCGGTCGTCTATACGATCTGGCTCGGCTTCCAGACTTTTTCCTCGACCGGCAAGCAGTCCTTCGCGGGCCTTGCCAATTATTCGAAGCTGATCTCCGATTACGAATTCTGGCACGGGCTGTGGATCACCATTGCGCTATTCGTGCTGTCCTTGGCGCTGCAGCTCGTCTTCGGCGTCTGGCTGGCGCTGGTGCTGTTCCACGCCAAGCGGCTGCCGGGCATCGTGCGCTCGTTGTTCATCTCGCCCTTCATGATGCCGCCGGTGGTGGCGGGCATGATGTGGCTGGTGATCCTCGATCCGTCGCTCGGTGCTGCCAACTATATCCTCCAGTCGTTCGGCCTGCCGCCGTCGGACTGGCTGGCCTCGCCGACCTGGGTCATTCCGACCGTGGCTCTGATCGACAGCTGGCAGTGGACGCCTTATGTCGCCCTGATCGTGCTGGGCGGCCTGCAATCCCTGCCGCCGAGCGTCTACGAGGCGGCGCAGATCGACGGCGCGTCGCCATTCAGGACTTTCCAGCGCATCACGCTGCCGCTGCTGCTGCCGACCATCGTCACCGCGGCGATCCTGCGCAGCGTCGATCTGCTGCGCTTCTTCGACATCATCTACATCACGACCCAGGGCGGCCCGGGCAACGCCTCGAACACGCTCAACATCTACGGCTTCAGGGTCGGCTTCGAATTCTTCAACATCGGCTATGCCAGCGCCCTGATGCTGACGCTGACGGCGATCGTGTTCGGCGCCGTGCTTGCCTTCAATCGCCTCCGCGGTGCAGTGGCCTGGTGA
- a CDS encoding carbohydrate ABC transporter permease — protein MNDAANTDRWIRWLNTVQLVLAGVLIMAPTVWMVLSSFKPSFEVTAYPPTLSFSPTLENYVELTRTTPFLSYALNSLIVTVGSTALGLLFGIPAAFAVSWTRISWPAILTLAARMAPGTLFLLPWYVMFRQVGMIGSYTALILSHAVITLPIVIWVLLPSFDGIPRSVFEAAQVDGCSVTRILWRIALPLVASGVAVSAILAFVFSWNYFLFALVLSNGDTKTLIAAAFNFIGEGSTQWGALMAAATLIALPPLVLAALVQRWLVSGLTLGAVKG, from the coding sequence ATGAACGATGCCGCCAACACCGACCGCTGGATCCGCTGGCTCAACACGGTGCAACTCGTGCTCGCCGGCGTGCTCATCATGGCGCCGACGGTCTGGATGGTGCTGTCCTCGTTCAAGCCGTCGTTCGAGGTCACCGCCTATCCGCCGACGCTGAGCTTCTCGCCGACGCTGGAAAATTATGTCGAGCTGACAAGGACCACGCCGTTCCTCAGCTATGCGCTCAACAGCCTCATCGTCACCGTTGGCTCGACCGCACTCGGTCTGCTGTTTGGAATTCCTGCTGCCTTCGCCGTCTCCTGGACGCGGATTTCGTGGCCGGCCATCCTGACGCTCGCCGCGCGCATGGCGCCCGGCACGTTGTTCCTGCTGCCGTGGTACGTGATGTTCCGGCAGGTCGGCATGATCGGCTCCTACACCGCGCTGATCCTCAGCCACGCCGTCATCACGCTGCCGATCGTGATCTGGGTTTTGCTGCCGTCCTTCGACGGCATTCCGCGCAGCGTGTTCGAGGCGGCGCAGGTGGATGGGTGCAGCGTCACGCGCATCCTCTGGCGCATCGCGCTGCCGCTGGTGGCATCAGGCGTCGCCGTCTCGGCGATCCTCGCCTTCGTGTTTTCGTGGAACTACTTCCTGTTTGCGCTGGTGCTCTCCAACGGCGACACCAAGACGCTGATCGCGGCCGCCTTCAACTTCATCGGCGAAGGCTCGACGCAATGGGGTGCCCTCATGGCTGCGGCGACGCTGATCGCGTTGCCGCCGCTGGTGCTGGCGGCCCTGGTTCAGCGCTGGCTGGTGTCCGGACTGACGCTCGGTGCGGTGAAAGGCTAG
- a CDS encoding zinc-dependent alcohol dehydrogenase family protein, translating to MNVSPRPNSIMQAAVFHGNDRITIERVAMPDVGPGEVLVRVSRTALCGSDFKLWHKGSEFTAGHEIFGVVEQPGHRLHGRRCAVYIPLHCGHCAACKRGDTQMCLEVSSLIGWNRPGGYAEYVPVPENCLLPVPDDIEDSLAPLLLDTIGTSGHAVRFVSRVVPPSEAGPVLVMGAGPVGLGVVLALRALGYNDIYVADPNVTRLKIAQSFGAKAHPVGDTSKRFALIMECSGAHAARNLGIELVLPRGALVLVGENAAPWTIEEGKVFRRKDFYMIRTFYFPVSDFEPNVELLRKYKDEYRVLVDGEFGLSALPENFARFAKGELIKPVLALD from the coding sequence ATGAACGTGTCGCCCCGTCCGAATTCGATCATGCAGGCCGCGGTCTTCCACGGCAATGACCGCATCACCATCGAGCGCGTCGCGATGCCCGATGTCGGCCCAGGTGAAGTGCTCGTCCGCGTCTCGCGCACCGCGCTGTGCGGTTCCGACTTCAAGCTCTGGCACAAGGGCTCCGAGTTTACTGCGGGCCACGAGATCTTTGGCGTGGTCGAGCAGCCCGGTCATCGCCTGCACGGCCGCCGCTGCGCCGTCTATATCCCCTTGCACTGCGGCCACTGCGCCGCTTGCAAGCGCGGTGATACCCAGATGTGCCTGGAAGTCTCCAGCCTGATCGGCTGGAACAGGCCGGGCGGCTATGCCGAATATGTGCCGGTGCCGGAAAACTGCCTGCTGCCGGTGCCAGACGATATCGAGGACAGCCTTGCGCCGCTGCTGCTCGACACCATCGGCACCTCAGGCCACGCCGTCCGCTTTGTCAGCCGCGTGGTGCCGCCGAGCGAGGCCGGTCCAGTTCTCGTCATGGGCGCGGGGCCTGTCGGCCTTGGCGTCGTGCTGGCGCTCCGCGCGCTCGGTTACAACGACATCTACGTCGCCGATCCCAACGTCACACGCCTGAAGATCGCCCAATCCTTCGGCGCGAAGGCGCATCCCGTCGGAGATACCTCGAAGCGCTTCGCCCTCATCATGGAATGCTCCGGCGCCCATGCGGCGCGCAACCTCGGCATCGAGCTGGTCCTGCCGCGCGGTGCGCTGGTGCTGGTCGGCGAGAACGCCGCGCCCTGGACCATCGAGGAAGGCAAGGTCTTCCGCCGCAAGGATTTTTATATGATCCGGACCTTCTACTTCCCGGTCTCGGATTTCGAGCCGAATGTCGAACTGCTGCGCAAGTACAAGGACGAATACCGCGTCCTGGTCGATGGCGAGTTCGGCCTGTCGGCTCTGCCAGAGAATTTCGCCCGCTTCGCCAAAGGCGAGCTGATCAAGCCCGTGCTGGCGCTGGACTGA
- a CDS encoding ABC transporter ATP-binding protein gives MASISIRNLTKRYGNFTVIPDLNLEIADHEFVVFVGPSGCGKSTLLRIIAGLEPISSGDLYIGDKRVNGVQAAQRDIAMVFQDYALYPHMRVYDNMSFALELRGTPKAEIDARVRRAAALLHIEPYLDRKPKELSGGQRQRVAMGRAIVRNPKAFLFDEPLSNLDAKLRGQVRAEIKALSQELKTTMVFVTHDQIEAMTMADRIVVLQSGTIQQYDTPETVYERPANQFVAGFIGSPAMNFFPVEWRQERAILSQGGTVVPLDGETAGCLSKAGNAVLGIRPEHFAVVADAADGIAINVRLVEPLGSDTLIHFDLAGGSAIARVDPALRPKVGDRINLRPQSGKTHLFAASNGQVLR, from the coding sequence ATGGCCTCGATCTCGATCCGCAACCTCACCAAGCGCTACGGCAATTTTACCGTGATCCCCGATCTCAATCTGGAGATTGCGGACCACGAATTCGTCGTGTTCGTCGGCCCGTCCGGCTGCGGCAAGTCGACCTTGCTGCGCATCATCGCCGGCCTCGAGCCGATTTCGTCGGGAGACCTTTATATTGGCGACAAGCGCGTCAACGGCGTGCAGGCTGCGCAGCGCGATATCGCGATGGTGTTCCAGGATTACGCGCTCTACCCGCACATGCGGGTCTACGACAACATGTCGTTTGCGCTGGAGCTGCGCGGCACGCCGAAGGCCGAGATCGACGCCCGCGTGAGGCGTGCGGCCGCACTGCTGCACATCGAGCCCTATCTCGATCGCAAGCCGAAGGAGCTGTCGGGCGGCCAGCGCCAGCGCGTCGCCATGGGCCGCGCCATCGTGCGCAATCCCAAGGCCTTTTTGTTCGACGAGCCGCTCTCCAATCTCGATGCGAAGCTGCGCGGGCAGGTGCGGGCGGAGATCAAGGCGCTGTCGCAGGAGCTGAAGACCACCATGGTCTTCGTGACGCATGACCAGATCGAGGCCATGACCATGGCCGACCGGATCGTCGTGCTCCAGAGCGGCACGATCCAGCAATACGATACACCGGAGACGGTTTACGAGCGGCCCGCCAACCAGTTCGTCGCCGGCTTCATCGGCTCGCCCGCGATGAATTTCTTCCCGGTCGAATGGCGTCAGGAGCGCGCGATCCTGTCGCAAGGCGGAACGGTGGTGCCGCTCGACGGCGAGACCGCTGGCTGCCTGAGCAAGGCCGGCAACGCCGTGCTGGGCATTCGCCCCGAACATTTTGCTGTGGTTGCGGATGCCGCTGATGGCATCGCGATCAACGTCAGGCTGGTCGAGCCGCTCGGCTCGGACACGCTGATCCATTTCGATCTCGCCGGCGGCTCCGCCATCGCGCGGGTCGATCCGGCGCTGCGGCCGAAGGTTGGTGATCGCATCAATCTGCGCCCACAGTCGGGCAAGACGCATTTGTTCGCTGCATCCAACGGACAGGTCTTGCGGTGA
- a CDS encoding sugar kinase, with amino-acid sequence MSASANIGDLSALADLASGTKPVHVICLGLSALDQVWRVDRPFAGGSEKIKAVEYGTLGGGMAANASAAVAKLGASVAFWGRAGNDAAGHEMKSAFTAEGVDVENFRLFPDGRSSVSGIIVDSRGERQIVNFRGLYPEAADWLPLEAVARASSVLADPRWAEGAATLFREARSRGIPTVLDGDMADTEVFERLLPLTDHAIFSEPALAAFAGSAEDKSLAALARFGCRVIAVTRGEGGVSWHENGQLHRQAAYTVDVVDTTGAGDVFHGAYALAIGAGLDVRATMAFSAATAAMKCRHAGGRNGIPEINECLVFMRTKP; translated from the coding sequence GTGAGTGCGTCGGCAAACATCGGCGATCTCTCGGCGCTGGCCGACCTCGCGTCCGGCACGAAGCCCGTGCACGTGATCTGCCTCGGCCTGTCCGCGCTCGACCAGGTCTGGCGCGTCGATCGGCCGTTCGCGGGTGGAAGCGAGAAGATCAAGGCGGTCGAGTACGGCACGCTCGGCGGCGGCATGGCCGCCAATGCGAGCGCGGCCGTGGCGAAGCTCGGCGCGTCCGTCGCGTTCTGGGGGCGGGCAGGGAATGATGCCGCCGGCCATGAGATGAAATCGGCCTTCACCGCTGAAGGCGTCGATGTCGAGAATTTCCGGCTGTTTCCCGATGGCCGCTCGTCGGTCTCCGGGATTATCGTCGATAGCCGCGGCGAGCGGCAGATCGTCAATTTTCGCGGTCTTTACCCGGAGGCAGCAGACTGGCTGCCGCTCGAAGCCGTCGCGCGCGCATCCTCCGTGCTGGCCGATCCGCGCTGGGCCGAAGGCGCCGCGACGTTGTTTCGGGAAGCGCGATCGCGCGGCATTCCGACAGTGCTCGACGGCGACATGGCCGATACCGAGGTATTCGAGCGGCTGCTGCCCTTGACCGATCACGCCATCTTCTCCGAGCCCGCGCTCGCCGCCTTTGCCGGCTCGGCCGAAGATAAATCTCTCGCAGCCCTTGCGCGCTTCGGCTGTCGCGTCATCGCCGTTACGCGCGGCGAGGGCGGCGTGAGCTGGCACGAGAACGGCCAGCTGCACCGGCAGGCCGCCTACACCGTCGACGTCGTCGACACCACAGGCGCGGGCGACGTCTTCCACGGCGCCTATGCGCTCGCGATCGGCGCCGGCCTCGACGTGCGCGCCACCATGGCGTTTTCGGCGGCGACGGCCGCCATGAAATGCCGCCACGCCGGCGGCCGTAACGGAATCCCTGAGATCAACGAGTGTCTTGTATTCATGAGGACGAAGCCATGA
- a CDS encoding tagatose 1,6-diphosphate aldolase — MRTIGKNRGLARLADADGHFRMVALDQRPPLFDAIAKAKGITRDQVEYSDVTAAKRLLVENLAPHCSSMLFDPNFAVPAAIDLLPPRCGLIMTLEEHRVEETAGGRKSRAITNWSVEKIRAMGGDAVKVLAWYRPDADAAVNEHQKRFVREIGEDCARHDIPYVLELLVYPFLGSANHTADYVESPGKLPGLVIDSVREFAKPEYGVDLLKLESPLAANSLPARDGSAEAKAAQKEFDAIGDICRERSIPWVLLSGGAAPEKFERVLDYSYAAGASGFLAGRTIWLDAVLKNFPDRAAVSASLRKDGLAVLERLNQLTTAKGTPWKARFPVFADIKQEGDFARAY, encoded by the coding sequence ATGAGAACGATTGGAAAGAACCGCGGCCTGGCACGGCTTGCTGACGCGGATGGCCATTTTCGCATGGTCGCGCTGGATCAGCGGCCGCCGTTGTTCGACGCCATTGCAAAGGCAAAGGGGATCACGCGGGACCAGGTCGAATATTCCGACGTCACGGCGGCCAAGCGTCTTCTGGTCGAGAACCTCGCGCCGCATTGCAGCTCGATGCTGTTCGACCCGAACTTTGCCGTGCCTGCCGCGATCGATCTGTTGCCGCCGCGCTGCGGCCTGATCATGACGCTGGAAGAGCACCGCGTTGAGGAAACCGCGGGCGGCCGCAAGTCGCGCGCGATCACCAATTGGAGCGTGGAAAAGATCCGCGCCATGGGCGGCGACGCCGTCAAGGTGCTGGCCTGGTACCGGCCGGACGCCGATGCCGCGGTGAACGAGCACCAGAAGCGTTTCGTGCGCGAAATCGGCGAAGACTGCGCCCGTCACGATATCCCGTACGTGCTCGAGTTGCTGGTCTACCCGTTCCTCGGCAGCGCCAATCACACGGCCGATTACGTGGAATCGCCCGGCAAGCTCCCGGGCCTCGTCATCGACAGCGTGCGCGAATTCGCAAAGCCTGAATACGGCGTCGATCTTCTCAAGCTGGAGAGCCCGCTTGCAGCCAACAGCCTGCCGGCGCGTGACGGCAGCGCGGAAGCAAAGGCCGCGCAGAAGGAGTTCGATGCGATCGGCGATATTTGCCGCGAACGCAGCATCCCCTGGGTGTTGCTGTCGGGCGGGGCTGCGCCTGAAAAGTTCGAGCGCGTGCTCGACTACTCCTATGCCGCAGGCGCAAGCGGTTTCCTGGCGGGCCGCACCATCTGGCTGGATGCCGTCCTGAAGAACTTTCCGGACCGCGCAGCGGTGTCGGCCAGCCTGCGCAAGGATGGCCTCGCGGTGCTGGAACGGCTCAATCAGCTGACCACGGCCAAGGGCACGCCGTGGAAGGCGCGCTTCCCGGTGTTCGCTGATATCAAGCAGGAAGGTGACTTCGCGCGCGCCTACTGA
- a CDS encoding mandelate racemase/muconate lactonizing enzyme family protein: MTTDSFTIRSIEAFCYRYPLATPVVTSFGKMLNRPAVFVRAVDEDGVEGWGEAWSNFPAPGAEHRARLVNEALAPGLVGRRFDSPAQAFEVLSKGTEVLALQCGEPGPFAQAISGIDLALWDLSARRQRLPLWWLLGGQSRRIKVYASGINPGGAAQTAEAALARGHRALKLKVGFGAETDLANLAALRAIVGAGMLAADANQGWSVDQALEMVPRLAAFDLRWLEGPIRADRPREEWRRLRAAAKMPIAAGENISSVEGFKDVLAEDVLGVVQPDIAKWGGLSACAGVARDILKAAKTFCPHYLGGGIGLLTSAHLLAGIGGDGWLEVDANDNPLRDRFCGAVANVTDGTIVLGEEPGLGFTPDLSGIADYRSL; encoded by the coding sequence ATGACGACTGACAGCTTCACCATCCGCTCGATCGAGGCCTTCTGCTATCGCTATCCCTTGGCGACGCCGGTGGTGACGTCGTTCGGCAAGATGCTCAACCGTCCGGCCGTCTTCGTTCGCGCAGTCGACGAGGACGGTGTCGAGGGATGGGGCGAAGCCTGGTCCAACTTTCCTGCACCGGGCGCCGAGCACCGTGCCCGGCTTGTCAACGAAGCGCTCGCTCCGGGCCTTGTCGGGCGCAGGTTCGACAGTCCCGCCCAGGCTTTCGAGGTCCTGTCGAAAGGTACCGAAGTGCTCGCGCTTCAATGCGGCGAGCCCGGTCCGTTCGCGCAGGCGATTTCGGGCATCGATCTCGCGCTGTGGGATCTCTCCGCGCGCCGGCAGCGCTTGCCGCTGTGGTGGCTTCTCGGTGGGCAGTCGCGCAGGATCAAGGTCTATGCCAGCGGCATCAATCCGGGCGGCGCCGCGCAGACGGCCGAAGCCGCGCTCGCGCGTGGCCATCGCGCGTTGAAGCTGAAGGTCGGCTTCGGTGCCGAGACCGATCTCGCCAATCTGGCCGCGCTGCGCGCGATCGTCGGTGCGGGCATGCTCGCTGCCGATGCCAATCAGGGCTGGTCGGTCGATCAGGCGCTGGAGATGGTGCCGCGGTTGGCCGCGTTCGATCTGCGATGGCTGGAGGGGCCCATCCGCGCCGACCGGCCGCGCGAGGAATGGCGCAGGCTGCGGGCAGCCGCGAAAATGCCGATTGCCGCGGGCGAGAACATTTCGAGCGTCGAGGGATTCAAGGACGTCCTGGCCGAAGACGTGCTCGGCGTTGTTCAGCCCGACATCGCGAAATGGGGCGGGCTGAGCGCATGCGCTGGCGTCGCGCGCGACATTTTGAAGGCGGCCAAGACGTTCTGCCCGCATTATCTCGGCGGTGGCATCGGACTGCTCACCTCGGCGCATCTGCTGGCAGGCATCGGCGGCGACGGCTGGCTCGAGGTCGACGCCAACGACAATCCGCTGCGCGACCGGTTCTGCGGTGCCGTTGCCAATGTCACGGATGGTACGATCGTCCTCGGCGAGGAACCGGGGCTCGGATTCACGCCAGACCTGTCGGGAATCGCGGACTATCGCAGCCTGTAG
- a CDS encoding branched-chain amino acid ABC transporter substrate-binding protein, with amino-acid sequence MRKLTLAIAVIAPMLGHAASAEDTLKIGYIDPLSGGGASVGEGGLKTFQYLADELNAKGGILGHKIEIVPLDNKTNPQESLVQAQKAIDAGVHYITQGNGSSVGAALSDFVTKNNTRNPGKEVLYFNYAAVDPSLTNEKCSYWHFRWDASSDIKMEALTNYMKDTASIKKVYLINQDYSFGQSVRSDARKMLGAKRPDIQIVGDELHPLLKVTDFSPYIAKIKASGADSVVTGNWGQDFALLLKAAADAGLKVNWYTYYAGGAGGPTAVKQTGLDHQVFQITEGFANSGNKTAMDYEKAFRAKVNLSLWYPRAVNEMRMFKAAAEKANSIDPVKVAAALEDLKFEVLDGGSGIMRKDDHQFLQPIYISSFGKLTENEPFDEENTGWGWHLVSKVDTAQAMVPTTCKMARP; translated from the coding sequence ATGCGCAAGCTCACTTTGGCCATTGCCGTGATCGCCCCGATGCTCGGTCATGCCGCGTCGGCTGAGGACACCCTCAAGATCGGCTACATCGATCCGCTCTCCGGCGGTGGCGCCAGCGTCGGCGAGGGTGGTCTGAAGACATTCCAGTATCTGGCCGACGAGCTCAACGCCAAGGGCGGCATTCTCGGCCACAAGATCGAGATCGTGCCGCTCGACAACAAGACCAATCCGCAGGAAAGCCTGGTGCAGGCCCAGAAGGCGATCGACGCCGGGGTCCACTACATCACGCAAGGCAACGGCTCGTCCGTCGGCGCGGCGCTGTCGGATTTCGTCACCAAGAACAACACGCGCAATCCCGGCAAGGAAGTGCTGTACTTCAACTACGCCGCCGTCGATCCCAGCCTGACCAACGAGAAGTGCAGCTACTGGCATTTCCGCTGGGATGCGAGCTCCGACATCAAGATGGAGGCGCTCACCAACTACATGAAGGACACCGCCTCGATCAAAAAGGTGTACCTGATCAACCAGGACTATTCGTTCGGTCAGTCCGTCCGCTCCGACGCGCGCAAGATGCTCGGCGCCAAGCGGCCCGACATCCAGATCGTCGGCGACGAGCTGCATCCGCTGCTGAAGGTCACCGATTTCTCGCCCTATATCGCCAAGATCAAGGCGTCCGGCGCCGACAGCGTCGTCACCGGCAACTGGGGCCAGGACTTCGCGCTGCTGCTCAAGGCTGCCGCTGACGCCGGCCTGAAGGTCAACTGGTACACCTATTATGCCGGTGGCGCCGGCGGCCCCACTGCCGTCAAGCAGACCGGTCTCGATCATCAGGTCTTCCAGATCACCGAAGGCTTTGCGAATTCCGGCAACAAGACCGCGATGGATTACGAGAAGGCGTTCCGCGCCAAGGTCAATCTGTCGCTCTGGTACCCGCGTGCGGTCAACGAGATGCGCATGTTCAAGGCGGCTGCCGAGAAGGCCAACTCGATCGATCCCGTGAAGGTGGCGGCGGCGCTCGAGGACCTGAAGTTCGAGGTCCTGGACGGCGGCTCCGGCATCATGCGCAAGGACGACCACCAGTTCCTTCAGCCGATCTACATTTCCTCCTTCGGCAAGCTGACCGAGAATGAGCCGTTCGACGAGGAAAACACCGGCTGGGGCTGGCACCTCGTCTCCAAGGTCGACACGGCGCAGGCCATGGTCCCCACGACCTGCAAGATGGCGCGGCCGTAA
- a CDS encoding branched-chain amino acid ABC transporter permease codes for MLELIVISTLNGVLFGMLLFLLSSGLTVIFSMMGVLNFAHASFYMLGAFFGFQLTKWIGFWPALVLAPLLVGAIGMAVERYGLRNTHKHGHVAELLLTFGLAFAIEEIVSMIWGKSPVDYRVPALLDFPAFTIFSTNYPAYKIFMLAVSVVIFVALLVVLKRTRVGLIVQAALTHPHMVGHLGHNVGRVFMVVFGVGSALAGIAGVIAGPALVTQSDMAAALGPILFVVIVFGGLGSLPGAFIASLVIGLVQTFAVALNGSLASAFGPLDPSTGPSVLTDIWNVTIAQVAPIVPYMLLVLILIVRPMGLMGTRES; via the coding sequence GTGCTTGAACTCATTGTCATTTCGACCCTGAACGGCGTGCTGTTCGGCATGCTGCTCTTCCTGCTGTCGAGCGGGCTGACCGTCATCTTCAGCATGATGGGCGTGCTCAACTTCGCGCATGCCAGCTTCTACATGCTCGGCGCCTTCTTCGGCTTCCAGCTCACTAAGTGGATCGGCTTCTGGCCGGCGCTGGTGCTGGCGCCGCTACTGGTCGGCGCCATCGGCATGGCGGTGGAGCGCTACGGCCTGCGCAACACCCACAAGCACGGTCATGTCGCGGAATTGCTGCTGACCTTCGGTCTGGCTTTTGCGATCGAAGAGATCGTGTCGATGATCTGGGGCAAGAGCCCGGTCGACTATCGCGTGCCGGCGCTGCTCGACTTCCCTGCTTTCACGATCTTCTCTACCAACTATCCCGCCTACAAGATCTTCATGCTGGCCGTGTCGGTCGTGATCTTCGTGGCGCTGCTGGTCGTGCTCAAACGCACCCGCGTCGGCCTGATCGTGCAGGCGGCGCTGACGCATCCGCACATGGTCGGGCATCTCGGCCACAATGTCGGGCGCGTGTTCATGGTGGTGTTCGGCGTCGGCAGCGCGCTCGCCGGCATTGCCGGCGTCATTGCCGGACCGGCCCTGGTGACGCAGTCGGACATGGCCGCGGCGCTCGGGCCCATCCTGTTCGTCGTCATCGTGTTCGGTGGCCTCGGCTCCTTGCCCGGCGCTTTCATCGCCTCGCTCGTCATCGGACTGGTGCAGACTTTTGCGGTGGCGCTGAACGGCTCGCTGGCGAGTGCGTTCGGACCGCTCGATCCGTCGACGGGACCGTCGGTCCTCACCGACATCTGGAACGTCACGATCGCGCAGGTCGCGCCGATCGTTCCCTATATGCTGCTGGTGCTCATTCTGATCGTTCGCCCCATGGGCCTGATGGGGACGCGCGAGTCATGA
- a CDS encoding branched-chain amino acid ABC transporter permease translates to MTAKPISTSKPAGDGLRFYGVWLIGIAALIVLPLIFSSGGSLTSFSLIGIAIVFALSYNILLGQTGLLSFGHAVHYGLGGFAACHMMNAVVSHGWPIPLPFIPLFGGIGGLVFAVIIGWVMTKRAGTVFAMISLGIGELVASSSLILRSVFGGEAGITTDRTALPKMFGWSFGPQVQVYYLIAFWLVLSAIAMYALTRTPLGRISNAVRDNPERVQFIGYDPHVVRYLAYCFAGFFAGVAGGLTAINFEIANSALLGAIQSGLVLFSTFIGGIAYFFGPILGAILVTYLQLGLTGLTSVWQLYFGIIFIGIVMFAPGGIAGLLMMHRPLVRAGTLWTVIPSYLVAVVPTLALACGVILTIETVARYSGGDPINLFGIPFNAKSPVTWIPAAVLVVGGAFVARLSWRRIADAWDRAATVARDRGYLA, encoded by the coding sequence ATGACCGCCAAACCGATTTCGACATCGAAGCCCGCCGGCGACGGCCTGCGCTTCTACGGCGTCTGGCTGATCGGCATCGCCGCGCTGATCGTCCTGCCGCTGATCTTCTCCTCCGGCGGCTCGCTGACGTCCTTCAGCCTGATCGGCATCGCGATCGTCTTCGCGCTGTCCTACAACATCCTGCTCGGCCAGACCGGCCTGCTGTCGTTCGGTCACGCCGTGCATTACGGCCTCGGCGGCTTCGCGGCCTGTCACATGATGAATGCGGTGGTGTCGCATGGCTGGCCGATCCCGCTGCCGTTCATCCCGTTGTTCGGCGGGATCGGTGGTCTCGTCTTCGCTGTCATCATCGGCTGGGTCATGACCAAGCGCGCCGGCACCGTGTTCGCGATGATCTCGCTCGGCATCGGCGAATTGGTGGCGTCGTCCTCGCTGATCCTGCGTTCGGTGTTCGGCGGCGAAGCCGGCATCACCACGGATCGCACGGCGCTGCCCAAGATGTTCGGCTGGTCGTTCGGGCCGCAGGTTCAGGTCTATTACCTCATCGCGTTCTGGCTGGTGCTGTCGGCGATTGCGATGTACGCGCTGACGCGGACGCCGCTGGGGCGGATCAGCAACGCGGTCCGCGACAATCCCGAGCGCGTCCAGTTCATCGGCTACGATCCTCACGTCGTCCGCTATCTCGCCTATTGCTTTGCCGGGTTCTTCGCGGGCGTCGCCGGCGGCCTGACCGCGATCAATTTCGAGATCGCGAACTCCGCGCTGCTCGGTGCGATCCAGTCCGGCCTCGTGCTGTTCTCCACCTTCATCGGCGGCATCGCCTATTTCTTCGGGCCGATCCTCGGCGCGATCCTGGTGACCTATCTCCAGCTCGGGCTGACAGGCCTCACCAGCGTCTGGCAGCTCTATTTCGGCATCATCTTCATCGGCATCGTGATGTTCGCGCCGGGCGGCATCGCCGGCCTGTTGATGATGCACCGGCCGCTGGTTCGCGCCGGAACGCTGTGGACGGTGATCCCGTCCTATCTCGTCGCTGTCGTGCCGACCCTGGCGCTCGCCTGCGGCGTCATCCTCACCATCGAGACGGTCGCGCGCTATTCCGGCGGCGACCCGATCAACCTGTTTGGCATTCCGTTCAATGCGAAATCCCCGGTGACGTGGATTCCCGCAGCAGTTCTCGTCGTCGGCGGTGCGTTCGTCGCGCGGCTGAGCTGGCGGAGGATCGCGGACGCGTGGGACAGGGCTGCGACGGTCGCCCGTGACCGGGGGTATCTGGCATGA